From the genome of Paenibacillus hamazuiensis:
GTGATCCGTTCGACTGCCGGATTGGCGCTGGTAAACCGTCCCTCCATATCGAGCGAAAATACCGCATCCGGATTATGCTCGAACAGCGACTTGAACCTTTGCTCGCTTTCCTAAAGCAGCCGTTCGTCCTGCTTTCGTTTTGTAATATCCCGAATGATGCAGGCGTACGATTCCAACGTCTCTCCGTCAAAACGCAGGGGGACAATCGACTCGCTGACGATAAACTCGCTGCCGTCCTTACGTTTCTTCCACGTTTCATAAGCGCCGATCTGCCAGTTTTTCGTGCGAAGCGCTGCCCCGAAGTCTTCGGCCATACGTTCGGGAACGACAGGCAGCTTGCGATTCAGAACCTCTTCCCGCCCCCAACCGAACAAGTCCTCGAATGTATCATTTACGAAAAGGACCG
Proteins encoded in this window:
- a CDS encoding PAS domain S-box protein codes for the protein MTKTFDAEKINRLEKEYKLARAMVEALTHNPTVAFIVCRLDDTVLFVNDTFEDLFGWGREEVLNRKLPVVPERMAEDFGAALRTKNWQIGAYETWKKRKDGSEFIVSESIVPLRFDGETLESYACIIRDITKRKQDERLL